A region of the Harpia harpyja isolate bHarHar1 chromosome 14, bHarHar1 primary haplotype, whole genome shotgun sequence genome:
ATGGGACAGTATCACTCCAAAGCTTCCCTTAATCTCAGCACTAAAGCAATTACAAAAAGGAATAATCTCAGTACACTTTAATTGAACATCAGCCCCTGCCACTAATTGCAATTAGTTGGACTCCAACAAATAGGATTACAGGGATCCGTGTGTGTTTTATATGAAGCTGGCAGAACCAGCTATTTCTCTGGCAAAGAGCAGAGCCCTGGTGTAAATTGCTGCTTCCAGCTTCGTTAGCAAGCGCTGCTCAAGGGCTTCGTGGCTCCTTGGGGAGCTTGTGCCGGGAGGACTGGGGGGGTCTGCGGGGGTCCCGATGGCCAGCAGCCTGCaagtcccccagcccagccaggcaggATGGAGGGGAGGATGCACTGGACCAAATTTATGGGGTTTCAAGATGGAGGAAAAGGCAATTGAGGAAGAAAAGGCACCATGAAAAACAGCCTGGCAGGTTGTGACCTCAGTGCCGGAGCCGGGGACGGTGCCCTTGCCAAGAGGCTGCCGGTGCCCATGTGCTCGGGGCCGCACGCTGCCTGCACCTCCTGCCTGGAGAAGGGGCCGGCAGCGCCGGGTGCCTCCCCTGCAAGCCCCCCACGTGGAGAAGCCCCTAAGAGGCTTACGGTGCCGGTGCGGAGGGGGGGTCTGGCGCAGTGCCCCAGCTCTCCCCAATCACTAGGTCACGGCCAAGCCGCACAGGACGCTTCAAATCCAAGGTGGGGAACGCAAGGAGGAGGCAAGAGCAGCGgcgtggggagggctggggacacGCACCAGCCTGCCCTTGGCAGGGATTTTCCATCCCGGGGGAGCACAGCATCCGGCTGCCGGGAAATCCGGGGCCGAGGACAGACGTGAGCTGCTGTCTGTCCCCAAGGGCAGGTTCCCCCATAGACGAGCGGCGAGACACGACCCGGGCACTGCCTGTATTGAAACTCACGCAGGATCCCGTGCTCAAAGCTGCGCAGGTCACTGGAGGGGGGGCTCGGACCATCCCCAGCCCAACCGCCCCCCCAGAGCtcaacacacacaaataaatagtttaaataaGCTGAGTCCAGATCCCACCATCCAGCCTGAAGCAGTCTCCTGGGCGGTATCACCCGCTGGTTTTTAGGGGCCGGGGGAAGATCATTTCTTCTCCGTACGCAGCCTGATCTCCATCTTGAGGATCATTTTAATGTTCTCGTCCTCCACGTGCTCCTCGATGGCGGCCAAGGCCCGCGCACCGCCGTCCCGGTAccgctccagcagctcctccacgTACCCAACCCAGACGCAGCTGGGGCAGCCGGTTCCGCAGCAGTGCGTGGGTGGTGGTGGGATcgggggggcagcaggagggacccCCACTTCACCCTGGGGGGTGTCTGTCCTGCCGTCGCTTCCTGGGGTGTCTGAGGTGCCACCGGCCTTTGCCGGGGTGTCCGAAAGTTCCCGAAGGCCGGAGAtgttgctggggtgggggtgcggGGCCccttccctgagcatccccctgcagctgccagagccGGCCGGGGGCTCCTGAGAACCACGACCCCACACTGATGCCAGCCCTGGGGGGAAACTGTGCCCCCCCCTCAGCCAGAGGACCCCCttccaccccacagccccctgctCCCAGTGTACCCCCCCATCCCCTCACCCTCACAGAGCCCCAGCAGCACACCCCTGCCACCCCATTCCGGCACCCCCtatcccccccccatccccagcacccccctatcccccccagcacccccatctcatccccagcacccccttgcccccccagccccctactccatccccagcacccccctatctcccccagcacccccatctcatccccagcacccccttgtccccccctcagccccccgtccccagcatccccctatcccccccagcacccccatctcatccccagcacccccttgccccccctcagcccccactccatccccagcacccctTACTCCCCCCCCATCTCATCCCCAGCAATTCCTTGCCCCCCCCcaggtctccccccccccccagcaccccatacCCCCCTCTTGACCCCCTGCTCCCGTGGGGTCCTCCTGGCCCCCCCAATAcaagccgcccccccccccccccaacccgctcACCCCCCGGCGCGCCCCCGCCAAACCGCGCGCCCCCCGCAGCAACATCCGGCTGCAGCGCCCTGGACACGGCCGCACCCGAACGACAGCTCTCCCGACCAATGGCAGCCCGGGACGGTCACCTAATGAGGGTGTGGCGGCCAAGAGGAGCCAATAGAAAgcagggggcggggaggggcggggacgagggcggggcggggcggggacgAGGGAAGCCGGAAGTGGCGGCGGGGTGGCAGCGTGGGGAGCGGCGGAGCCATGGGCCGGGGACCGGGCCCGGGCCCAGGCCGGAGAcagggaccgggaccgggaccgggaccggcacAGAGATCGGGACAGGGACCGGCACCAGGACGGGGACCGGCCGCGTCGCGTCGCGGCAGGTCAGCGCCCGGGGAATCCGGTCGGGATCGGGCCTGGCTGGCTCCCGGTTCGGGGCCTGGTCCCACGCGGGATCAAGGGGTTCCCCAGGGCCGATTGGGTCCTGGCGG
Encoded here:
- the OXLD1 gene encoding oxidoreductase-like domain-containing protein 1; this translates as MLLRGARGLAGARRGEPPAGSGSCRGMLREGAPHPHPSNISGLRELSDTPAKAGGTSDTPGSDGRTDTPQGEVGVPPAAPPIPPPPTHCCGTGCPSCVWVGYVEELLERYRDGGARALAAIEEHVEDENIKMILKMEIRLRTEKK